One segment of Leptospira fainei serovar Hurstbridge str. BUT 6 DNA contains the following:
- a CDS encoding tetratricopeptide repeat protein produces MRILIKDKFLFYNIFTILSILVLSWASPIFSKETIEWIKEGESALKSRNYADAYDAFREAIQKNPQSVRSHLGLSEAALRLHKEKEALRSLNKVLELEPKNKTAVKTKAVTLSKLGQYEEALTVIRPFLDEDRYDTDLFPVLVEVQLAQGNTEKATFELNSASSRMPKNREIRMLEARVAALGGNFSKAQALRSQLESETSDDPSVFLESGKFLLLWSEKLSGNRRDSKIQESAEKLERAVALYPDEEEALRLLAKTRIYSGRYMDAEEFLNRLLTLFPTSTEYLYLRSFARLKKDPNSKEGRTDLERLLSLDDLDPFIRERAETLCLETLPEGNNTRRTLGEYRLQRFRANRNSFLYDLAWVHLMRARELLPNRPEILVLVLEEYKRRGLFPQYFNLLLTLREKFPDNKKYGYAIENNLDNFKKTLSYREGLIKIGEFGIEEDYGRTPPELLIFDLETEDFLSKHPDAPVIAGKAIRSFLSKDPRIRAVDLDSFRKKEGLDQEPYSGAIIKTEKNFSQIKTVKGESLRFVASGKLSFKNGALRMEWTLRDRKEEKNLGTFRVYAKGRDALSEATLRSRDKLLSLIPAMGRVHRVKEDSIIINAGIIDGIAKGSTLYLYNSSAKVGEAIVQEADLYTSKAIPKNTDEVLRTLAVGNRAYWHKTKEVGSE; encoded by the coding sequence ATGAGAATTTTAATAAAAGATAAATTTCTTTTTTATAATATATTTACTATTTTATCGATCCTGGTATTATCGTGGGCTTCGCCTATCTTCTCCAAAGAAACGATAGAATGGATTAAAGAAGGAGAATCCGCCCTAAAAAGCCGAAATTATGCGGATGCCTACGACGCATTTAGGGAGGCAATCCAAAAAAATCCGCAGTCCGTAAGATCCCATCTCGGTCTTTCCGAGGCAGCATTAAGACTTCATAAAGAAAAGGAAGCGCTACGTTCCCTAAATAAAGTCTTAGAATTGGAGCCGAAAAATAAGACAGCCGTCAAAACTAAGGCGGTAACGCTTTCCAAACTTGGGCAGTATGAGGAAGCGCTGACCGTGATTCGCCCGTTTCTGGACGAGGATCGATACGATACGGATTTATTTCCCGTATTGGTGGAAGTTCAATTAGCACAAGGCAATACTGAGAAAGCGACCTTCGAATTGAATTCCGCATCATCTCGAATGCCGAAAAATCGGGAAATCCGAATGCTGGAGGCGAGAGTTGCTGCGCTCGGAGGTAATTTTTCGAAGGCCCAGGCATTAAGAAGTCAGCTGGAATCGGAAACTTCCGACGACCCGAGCGTATTTTTAGAGTCCGGAAAATTTTTGCTCCTTTGGTCGGAGAAACTGTCTGGAAATCGAAGGGATTCCAAAATTCAGGAATCGGCAGAAAAACTTGAACGGGCAGTTGCACTTTATCCGGATGAAGAGGAAGCGCTTAGATTACTCGCTAAAACGAGAATCTATTCCGGACGATATATGGATGCGGAAGAATTTCTGAACCGATTATTGACTCTCTTCCCTACTTCGACCGAATATTTATATTTACGATCGTTTGCTCGTCTTAAAAAAGATCCTAACTCGAAAGAAGGTCGGACCGACCTTGAACGTCTGCTTAGTCTCGACGATTTGGACCCTTTCATACGGGAGAGAGCCGAAACGTTATGCTTAGAAACTCTTCCTGAAGGGAACAATACTCGCAGAACTTTAGGAGAATATAGATTGCAGCGTTTTCGCGCAAATCGAAACAGTTTCTTATACGATCTAGCTTGGGTTCATCTGATGCGAGCGAGAGAATTACTCCCGAATCGGCCGGAAATTCTCGTACTAGTTTTGGAAGAATATAAGAGAAGAGGTTTATTCCCGCAGTACTTCAACCTTCTCTTAACATTGAGGGAAAAATTCCCGGATAATAAGAAATACGGATACGCGATCGAAAATAATCTAGACAATTTTAAAAAGACATTAAGCTATCGCGAAGGCCTGATCAAAATCGGAGAATTCGGTATCGAAGAAGACTACGGCCGAACTCCTCCGGAGCTTTTAATCTTCGATCTTGAGACGGAGGATTTTTTATCTAAACACCCGGACGCACCTGTAATTGCCGGAAAAGCAATTCGATCTTTCCTCTCCAAAGATCCTCGAATCAGAGCCGTGGATCTGGACTCATTTCGGAAGAAGGAAGGATTGGACCAAGAACCGTATTCCGGAGCAATCATCAAAACTGAGAAGAACTTTTCCCAAATCAAAACCGTGAAGGGAGAATCGCTCCGATTTGTAGCTAGCGGAAAACTCTCCTTTAAAAACGGGGCTCTAAGAATGGAATGGACCTTAAGAGACCGCAAAGAAGAAAAAAATCTAGGAACGTTTCGAGTCTATGCGAAAGGTCGCGATGCGCTTTCCGAAGCGACTCTACGCAGCCGAGACAAACTTCTATCCTTAATACCTGCCATGGGTAGAGTGCATCGAGTGAAAGAAGATTCGATCATAATCAACGCAGGAATAATCGACGGAATCGCTAAAGGTTCGACTCTATATTTGTATAATTCTTCCGCAAAGGTCGGAGAAGCTATCGTGCAAGAAGCGGATCTATATACCTCTAAGGCGATTCCTAAGAATACCGATGAGGTCCTGCGAACTCTTGCCGTCGGGAATAGAGCCTATTGGCATAAGACAAAAGAAGTTGGCAGCGAATAA
- a CDS encoding TonB-dependent receptor, with amino-acid sequence MKKSYHIQLVLLFTVILLAPSTGLLALDVNLKGIVKDPQGKPIFGARVFLVENRMNSRTANEGTFEFQHLSPGSYTLTVAAPNYQPITLQVELKDEDKILNVVLQNSIIEGQAINITAKSAASDFLSAPQPTTVIEGRRLERQRGQNVMSALDNTPGVANLTTGAGTAKPVIRGLTGQRVLIMTDGVRQEEQQFGDDHTVDLDAFNIERMEVVRGPASVLYGSDALGGVVNVIRSKAPTAKDGAPLLGGTVSANSFSNNRQDAGSVSLFGYNKEANFGYRVQTDTRKAARITTPKGTLPNTGFKEKNISASIGTDGSWGNFYVDSFQRFQEQDLYDNPNESPGAKGYQLVTHQKTHVHSFFILPFMNVELDAGYQRNNRREIEDKNRYMPIRSTLTDPSVDTFGKAYALYQVNQNAVKQGLNLFLDTTTLDAKVHHKEWKGLKGTVGVSGMQQRNSTIGTNPLIPGNSLSNIGFFLLEEWKVGDFTFSAGARMDKRSMDIKANPQLSVIDQTRNFSAHTGTFGTVWRFAKNFAWSVNVGRGFRAPTAFELFADGVHEGTGRFEVGKSTLNPETSLNYDSSVRFATDRIQAEFSVFRNRINNYIYSVSAGAFDPNSKLPIYRYRQDAATLQGGEFSLQAQATSWLVFTGGIDIIQATIQKNVPNEIFINPNATDLDSIVSDLRSKYLPRITPNRGRLGARFTTGKLFGIDNPYFSVNGTFVQPQYKVDKLETATAGYNLYDLGFGGEIPGLSQGADSATFDVAVLNVFNKEYVSNLSRYKDYALNPGTNITFKTTIPFTLISN; translated from the coding sequence ATGAAAAAATCTTATCATATTCAATTAGTATTATTATTTACAGTTATTCTTCTCGCTCCGTCAACCGGACTCCTTGCCCTTGACGTTAATTTAAAAGGAATCGTAAAAGATCCGCAAGGAAAACCGATTTTCGGTGCGAGAGTGTTCCTGGTAGAAAATAGGATGAATTCGCGTACGGCGAACGAAGGTACATTCGAATTTCAGCATCTTTCTCCGGGAAGTTATACTCTAACCGTTGCAGCCCCTAATTATCAGCCGATCACTTTGCAAGTGGAATTAAAAGACGAAGATAAGATATTAAACGTAGTGCTTCAGAATTCCATAATAGAAGGACAAGCGATTAATATTACCGCAAAATCGGCCGCTTCCGATTTTCTTTCAGCCCCTCAGCCGACCACAGTAATCGAAGGTAGGCGTTTGGAACGTCAGCGAGGTCAAAACGTAATGTCCGCATTGGATAATACGCCCGGAGTCGCAAACCTCACTACGGGAGCCGGAACTGCAAAGCCTGTCATCCGAGGCTTGACAGGCCAAAGAGTCTTAATCATGACTGACGGAGTTCGTCAAGAAGAGCAACAATTCGGAGACGATCATACCGTCGATTTGGACGCGTTTAATATCGAGCGGATGGAGGTCGTGCGGGGTCCGGCTTCCGTCCTCTACGGTTCGGACGCGTTAGGCGGGGTCGTAAATGTGATTCGATCCAAAGCACCAACGGCAAAGGACGGAGCGCCGCTTTTAGGAGGAACGGTTTCGGCCAATAGTTTTTCAAACAATAGGCAGGACGCAGGCTCCGTTTCTCTTTTCGGTTATAATAAAGAAGCTAATTTCGGTTATCGAGTCCAAACGGACACTCGAAAAGCGGCAAGAATTACCACACCGAAGGGTACTCTTCCCAATACCGGATTCAAAGAAAAGAATATCAGTGCTTCGATCGGAACCGACGGTTCCTGGGGAAATTTCTATGTGGATTCGTTTCAAAGATTTCAAGAACAGGATTTATACGATAATCCTAACGAGTCGCCGGGGGCGAAAGGATATCAGCTCGTAACTCACCAAAAAACACACGTTCATTCGTTTTTCATATTACCTTTTATGAATGTAGAATTGGATGCCGGGTATCAGAGAAACAATAGAAGAGAAATCGAAGACAAAAATAGATATATGCCGATAAGAAGTACGCTTACGGACCCAAGCGTAGACACCTTCGGTAAGGCCTATGCACTCTATCAAGTCAACCAAAACGCGGTTAAACAAGGACTGAATCTATTCCTGGATACGACCACACTTGATGCAAAAGTTCATCATAAGGAATGGAAAGGCCTCAAGGGTACGGTCGGCGTTTCGGGCATGCAACAGAGAAACAGTACGATCGGCACAAACCCCTTAATTCCGGGTAACTCGCTCAGCAATATAGGATTCTTTTTACTTGAGGAATGGAAAGTCGGAGACTTTACTTTTTCCGCAGGCGCCAGAATGGACAAAAGAAGTATGGATATCAAAGCCAATCCGCAACTAAGCGTCATCGATCAGACTCGAAATTTTTCGGCGCACACCGGAACCTTTGGCACCGTTTGGAGATTCGCAAAAAACTTCGCTTGGTCCGTAAACGTAGGTAGGGGGTTTAGAGCGCCTACCGCATTCGAGCTCTTTGCGGACGGAGTACATGAAGGAACCGGAAGATTCGAGGTCGGTAAGTCCACTCTAAATCCGGAAACTTCCTTAAATTACGATAGTTCCGTGCGATTCGCTACCGATCGGATCCAAGCGGAATTTAGCGTCTTCCGAAATAGAATCAATAATTATATATACTCCGTAAGTGCAGGGGCTTTCGATCCCAATTCCAAGTTGCCGATCTATCGATACCGTCAAGATGCAGCCACTCTTCAAGGTGGAGAATTCAGCCTGCAAGCTCAGGCAACGTCTTGGTTGGTATTTACAGGAGGAATCGATATCATACAAGCCACGATTCAAAAAAATGTTCCCAATGAGATATTTATAAATCCGAATGCCACGGATCTTGACTCGATCGTTTCGGATCTTCGTAGTAAATATCTACCCAGAATCACTCCGAATCGAGGACGCTTGGGAGCCCGATTTACGACGGGAAAGCTTTTTGGAATCGATAACCCGTATTTTTCCGTGAATGGAACTTTTGTTCAGCCCCAATATAAAGTGGATAAGTTGGAAACCGCCACCGCAGGATATAATCTTTACGATTTAGGTTTTGGCGGCGAAATTCCGGGACTTTCGCAAGGAGCCGATTCCGCGACGTTTGACGTAGCCGTGTTAAACGTATTTAATAAGGAATACGTAAGCAATCTAAGCAGATACAAGGATTATGCCCTAAATCCCGGTACAAATATTACCTTCAAGACTACGATTCCATTCACACTAATAAGTAATTAA
- a CDS encoding methylglyoxal synthase gives MQTANVPETKRIVLIAHDNKKQDLVEWVLLHKEELRRHHLYGTGTTGKVVHEKTDLPVHRFLSGPLGGDQQIGAKIVDGEIDVMIFFWDPLTAQPHDPDVKALLRIAVLYNIPVANNRISADYLISSNLLSSSYRRTSIDYKTGLPIY, from the coding sequence ATGCAAACTGCCAATGTCCCCGAGACAAAAAGAATTGTTTTAATAGCGCATGATAATAAAAAGCAGGACCTTGTCGAATGGGTCCTGCTTCATAAAGAAGAGCTTCGCCGTCATCATTTATACGGTACGGGAACTACGGGAAAAGTGGTGCACGAAAAAACCGATCTTCCGGTTCACAGATTTCTTTCGGGTCCGCTCGGCGGAGACCAGCAAATAGGAGCGAAAATCGTCGACGGTGAGATCGATGTTATGATTTTTTTCTGGGATCCTCTTACGGCTCAACCCCATGACCCGGATGTAAAGGCGTTGCTTAGGATTGCAGTCCTATATAATATTCCCGTTGCAAACAACAGAATTTCCGCGGATTATTTGATTTCTTCTAATTTACTTTCCTCTTCCTATAGAAGAACTTCCATCGATTATAAAACGGGGCTTCCCATTTATTGA